One segment of Rosa chinensis cultivar Old Blush chromosome 6, RchiOBHm-V2, whole genome shotgun sequence DNA contains the following:
- the LOC112172935 gene encoding linamarin synthase 2 → MGLTRLGAKELHAVCVPFPAQGHVNPMMQLAKLLHSRGFRITFVNTEFNHRRLIRSRGSDSVKGLPDFQFETIPDGLPPSEKDATQDVPALCDSTRKTCLGPFKELVMKINSSCEVPQVSCVITDGLMGFGREATEELGIPVVQFWTASACGFMAYLQYSELVKRGIVPFKDESFKQDGTLDKPIDWIPGMKNMRLKDIPSFIRVTDVNDIMFDFLGSEAQNCLKSSAIILNTFDEFEHEVLEEISAMFPNIYTIGPLALLGRHMPKNKLVKSLSSGLWKEDAKCLEWLDKQKPDSVVYVNYGSITIMTDQHLKEFAWGLANSKHHFLWIVRPDVVKGDSVVLPEEFFQEIKDRGYIASWCPQEQVLAHPSVGVFLTHCGWNSTIETISAGVPVICWPFFAEQQTNCRFLCTNWGIGMEVNNDVKRDEIEVLVKEMLEGEKGMKMRRKAKEWKKKAIAATDTGGSSYNNFERLIKEALQ, encoded by the exons ATGGGTTTGACACGGTTAGGAGCCAAAGAACTGCATGCAGTCTGTGTCCCTTTCCCAGCACAAGGCCATGTTAACCCCATGATGCAATTAGCCAAGCTTCTGCACTCCAGGGGATTCCGCATAACATTTGTCAACACTGAGTTCAACCACCGACGTTTAATCCGATCCAGAGGTTCCGACTCTGTCAAGGGACTACCGGACTTCCAATTCGAGACCATACCGGACGGGTTGCCACCTTCAGAGAAAGATGCAACTCAAGATGTCCCGGCTTTATGTGACTCCACTAGGAAAACATGTCTAGGCCCTTTTAAGGAGCTGGTGATGAAGATCAATTCATCATGTGAAGTGCCACAAGTTAGTTGTGTAATCACAGATGGTTTGATGGGATTCGGGAGGGAAGCTACAGAGGAACTAGGGATTCCTGTGGTTCAGTTTTGGACTGCTTCTGCTTGTGGCTTCATGGCGTACCTGCAATACAGCGAACTTGTTAAACGAGGCATTGTTCCATTCAAAG ATGAAAGTTTCAAGCAAGATGGTACACTCGATAAGCCAATTGATTGGATCCCAGGCATGAAGAATATGAGGCTCAAGGACATCCCTAGCTTTATCAGAGTCACTGATGTCAACGACATAATGTTCGACTTCTTGGGATCCGAAGCACAAAACTGCTTGAAATCCTCTGCAATCATCCTCAACACGTTTGACGAATTTGAGCATGAAGTGTTAGAAGAAATCTCAGCCATGTTTCCCAACATTTACACAATAGGTCCACTTGCTTTGCTTGGTAGGCACATGCCTAAAAACAAATTGGTCAAGTCCCTCAGCTCAGGCTTGTGGAAAGAAGATGCAAAATGCCTCGAATGGCTTGACAAACAGAAACCCGATTCGGTTGTGTATGTGAATTATGGGAGCATAACTATAATGACAGACCAACATTTGAAAGAATTTGCATGGGGGCTTGCAAATAGCAAGCACCATTTTTTGTGGATTGTTAGGCCGGATGTGGTAAAAGGGGATTCGGTTGTCTTGCCCGAAGAATTTTTCCAGGAGATTAAGGATAGGGGTTACATAGCAAGTTGGTGTCCACAGGAGCAGGTGCTAGCACATCCATCAGTCGGGGTTTTTCTAACTCATTGTGGTTGGAATTCTACTATTGAAACTATATCAGCGGGTGTGCCTGTAATTTGCTGGCCTTTCTTTGCTGAGCAACAGACGAATTGTCGTTTCCTATGTACCAATTGGGGAATTGGTATGGAGGTAAACAATGATGTTAAACGCGATGAGATTGAAGTGCTTGTCAAGGAAATGCTGGAAGGGGAAAAAGGCATGAAGATGAGGCGAAAGGCAAAGGAATGGAAGAAGAAAGCAATAGCAGCTACTGACAC